Genomic window (Cucumis sativus cultivar 9930 chromosome 2, Cucumber_9930_V3, whole genome shotgun sequence):
TTATACATGTGGGCAGTGGTTCcaatgaaaaaagaatggtaaaattaatgataataatgtgGGCAACTCCTTCTCGTGTGCTCCACCCTTTTCTGTTAGGATTAGTAATAGCACAAGTTAGATTCATTTTGTTGGAATGGAGCCTTAGGTGGTTGGTCTCTAAGAtgtaataattacaaaaatgttcACAGGAAAACTCAATAGTTCCCTTATAAGGAGTAATATCTAGTATCTGGtctcttaaatttatttgccTTTGTTTGGGTATGGAACAACCTCACTTTTGTTAGGTTTTTTTACCGTGTCACCTACAGTATATTGCTATCACATGGTGCAAATGTATATCTTTCTACATCTACTACAGTTTATCTTCACTTTTAACTCCTTTGGTTTAAGCTAAATGCctttcttttgtaaatttcatcatcaatgaaatttatttctcataaaaattaaaagataaattgagAAGGAGGTTTGTTTAACCATCCATCAACCCAGACAACTTTCAATTGGAAGCATACTCATCACACGCAAATTACAGAAactagaaaatgaagaaaaaagaaggaagagatAGAGATTACCCATACCTCAAAAAGGAGCCTCAAGTGACTCATCCCAGACATCACTTGCATTTGAAGCATCTtcagcttcttcttccatGGAAAGACGAATATATTCCCTATGTGCAAATCGATCCCATTCAGTCAAAGTTGGATCCTCGTGTTCCtaacaaaatagaatattaattttatcttcAGAACTTAAACGAAGAACATAGTTGGAAGTCTAAATCCATTTTCCACAAAACTGAGgcaaaaacttcattttacCTGACGGATTAGGAATGGATCGCGACTTTCAAAGGCAACAAACTTGTTGAGATTGAAAAGGATGTTGAAAACATGTCCGGCAAGTTTACAGTTTTTTATATCTCGTAATGTAATGCATTCCTCATTCTATATATGAAACAatacatcaataaaaaaaatcattttcttgcCTGAAATAAGCtacgaaaataaaaagggaGTGGCAATAACTAGGTCAAGGAATTGACCTCTGGTCCAATCATATCAAAAATCTGACACAATATGTCCTCAAAAAGCACTGGTTCCTGAGCCATACACTCCATTCGGTGCAACTGCTCTTCAAAAAAATACTGCATTTCATTCCTTGTAAGCACTCCATTCCCGTCTAGATCAATGCATTTGaacctaaaaaaaacaatctaaagATCAAGGAACATCCTAATATGGATTATATTTGTCCTCCCCTCCAAACAAGACAAAGATATTGTCTCCACTACATCATAATTACAATCAAGAAAGGATATCCAATTAGTTTTGGCTAggaaaggagaaaaataacaaaagaatttagaTTAGTATCATTGACAAGAGGTCACAACTAAAATTCCACAACAATTATTAGAGAACTCTTCACATTTGATTTTGCAGTAGATTAAATGATTTGGATCTGGAATCCTACTTCTTTCCGTACTTTCTTGCAGTTCAGGGAGtggacattttttaaagaaaattttttgcaaaattgatttatgttCAAACTGTCATTTCCTTGTTCAAACGtcaaataacttaaaattgaaCTACAGGAAAGTTTACATAAGACCTGCAGACacaaaaagagtaaaaatacCAGTACTCAAGACTCGGTTCGGATGATTTATCCTCTTCAGCCAAAATGAAGTAAACAAAGTCTTCATATCCCATCCTCCCTTCAACGTTACAAGTAAATCTTCTTGGAATCTGAGAGGAAAAAATTCAGCAAATAAAAAACTTGTTGACCCAAGAATAAACCTAAAGAAAAACCAATCAATAGATGAGAATAGGGGAAAACTTCAAACCTGAGAAAAGATTCTATCGACAATCCGATAGGTTAGAGCATGGTTACCATATTTGATTACATTCTCTTTCTcgataaaaaaatcatgatcaTTGTCAAGCTCCCAAAACTTGCAATATATCACGTAGAAGTGTTCATATGAGAAGTACCTGAGCCACACAAGAACAATGGTTTAGAGCAAGatctaaaatctaaacaaaaaagcacatatttttaactatataGAGAAAAAATCAGGTAGACCTTAATTTTCAGAAAGATTAAagtccaaaagaaataaaaacattttttcatcaaaagaCTGAAACGTAATTTTATTCTCCCCCACAAAACAAtagagaaataaagaaagtcTGTTATCATGTTTAAGTTTCCTTGGAGAATATAACTATGTGATTAGTGTCAAACGTATCAAGATAACTGCCCCATAGCTAACATTCTGATTTCCTACAAGAAAGCTGAGTATGGTCAACATATCAACATACTTCAGAACTTTGTTGATATCTTCTTCCTTGTCCACATGCTGCATTGCAGCAATTAAGTTCCCACGCTTCAACTCCCTGAGGGTAATACGACCGTTACTGGTTCTgttaatatagtaaaatatccTGTATATGACTGTTTCAGCTGCTCCATTTGTAAGAGAAAGTACACATGAAATCAGTTTCACATTGCAAAATATTAGATCATATGAACATTAGACTAGCAAGTAAATTGTTAACCATTTACAGAAAGAGGACAAATAAGtggtttaaaatttagtaCATCAAgcaattaaacaattaaaacccCGTTTGTTAACCAtttaggttttttaaaattgagactACTTTAAGTTCCGACGATTTCTTCGTGATGGATATCATTTCTTTAAGAAGtcatttgaattcttagccaaattccaattttttttttaaaaaaaaaagtctgaAAACCACTttcttaagttttcaaaacttggcTTGGATTTTAAGTGTCTctaaaaagtagataacaaaacaaaaaacaaaaaaaatctatagtTGGAAGTACTGTTTATAAGCTTAACATCAGAAAaccaaatggttatcaaatgaAGCCTAAATAAATcatggaaggaaaaatatatgaGGTTGAGAACATAAATAACCTTAGAAAATAGAGTGGACtaatctttattaatttaagaacttttaaacaaaacagtTGACATTTATCATGTTTATTTGGGTTGAAGATATTGTTGTTAAAACTACAGTAGGTATAAATTTTAGTCAAAGTCAAAGCCCTTCAGAAGAATGTATTGGCACGTGGAAATTGCAACCAAATTATATTAGTATAAGCAACTGTGAGATCAAGGTCAtctaaataatatagaaacaaTATATCTACAAAATCAGTTCCTGATTCCACATCTGGAAAAGTAGTGTAGCAGGCAATCTTCTCACCGTATCTTTCCTGGAACTCTGGTGTACTTTGCAAAAACTCCAGCCCTGGGTGAGTTGCCAAAAGTTCTTGTAAAGCAGGTTTGAAATCATCCTGAATTGAAGATACAAATTCTCATCAATGTTTGAATGCAAAGCATAGATATGCCacttttgatttgattgaaaacTATACCTGAACAAGGTAATTGCGCTCTGGTTCCTTGAGAATAGCAAATACTTGGGATGCTAAATCCATGGTTAACATATTGCTCATAATCCAATAATTGATGAACTGTTCTCTACAAAATAAGCAACAAAGTCATTACATTCCAACaaaaatctacaaaaaaaaaaaaaaaaaaaaaaaaaaaaaaaaaaaaaaaaaacccattcATTCATCAGGATTTAATTGAGAGTCTCATGTTGCCCACATGCAAAAGATCAAGCAATTATTATTCACCAAAATCCTAAGAAATGCAGTGGGGAGGTTAAATGCATACCTTGATACTTTTCCGTTGCAGTTAACATCAATCTTCCTAAAAAGAGCAGTGGAGAGATATGAAGGTAACTTGCAAATCTCCTTTGTGACTAATTTAAATTCTGCATTGAAATAaggaaattgaaatatatccTTAAGAaacatagaaagaaaagagcatCAACGCATTACAGCTCAACTTCACCCTTTATTTGCACTCCATCCGAgcgagaaagaaaaaactgatTCGCTTTAGACAGAAAATCTTCCGTCAATTCATTCGGAGCTGGACGACCACTTGTAAAGTAGAACTGCAAATATATTACAATGTCTCATGAGGCTATGTCAACTTGTAACAACTCTAATACAATGTTGGGCAGTCAAGTATACAAATCCTGCATActtgaattaataattagcTAACAATCAACAGTTTGCTCAATACCTGTGGTATAGCCTCTCTTGCTGGCTCCTTGACCAACTTAAGTGGAGAACTTAACGAAGAAGGGCCAAACCTCTGTTTCACCATACGTGGGGAACTGGATGCACTGCGAGGTGAAAGTGGAGGAGTACTGCCACCGGGAAACATAGAAGGTAAAGAATGATTAGAAACACCGTTGATTCCAGTAGAGTTGCCGCCAACATTAAAAGAAGCACCGGACTTCGCATCAGCAACCAAAGAATTCACCTAAGTTCAAAACAACAATTGGGGAAATGGTCTGGAAAAATCAGACGGAAGTTCACAGTACAAAGTATTACACAAAACGAAAATTTCTCATTCGCTTACTTGTATGAAGCTACAAAAGAGACTTCGGAAGTACGATAGAgtttctaaacaaaaaaatgaatcgAAGAAGTACCAGTCGGCCAGTCTCGGGCAGCGAAAGCCACTGCGAGAACAACGCCTCAACGACATAAGGATTGGATTTCATAGCAAAGGAAGACACCTCGGGGAGCTGCAACATCTCTATGTCCAGTAGGAACTCCAAGTCACCTTCAACCTCCATATCCATCACCAACTCTATCCACCTCTCATACAAAACGCGAATTCAAATCACCACAAACAGAAAACCTAATCCCCAATCTTCATGAACTCCACACTCCACACTCAACTCTCACTCCACTGCGAAACACTTTAAGCAAGATCTCAAAAAGTAAAGGATGCAACAGCAACAGCAACAGCAAGAGGTAATCAACAGCTCTAGAAGCAAATCAGCACCGTATTCCGCTGACTGAGAAGGTCCGAAACAGGAAGAATCGCCGAGGAAGGACAGTGAGGGAGCTGCATGTGAAGTAGAGAGAAAGCTGGAGTTGAATGGAGTGTGTGTTGTCTGAATCTGAAAGTATTAAAAGAGCTTCGCCGGAAGGGAAGCTTAGCCGAGTCCGATGGGAGTGAAAGGGTAGAAGAAAGTTGGGAAATGGTACGCATAAAAGTTGTCGTCGTTTTATGGAAGTGGAAACGGAAACCGTTGAATGGCTCGACGGAAAGCAGTATTAGTGTCGGCTTCACCTTTGGCTACGCccaataattcttttaaaaaatgaatttgtagccctaaacctttttttttttttttttttaatttattagcaCATCAATCCACGCTCTCTAATTATAACTATTTAcgttttatttcattcaaaatcataatacttaccattttctttttatatcatCTTCGGTAGGTAGTTGTACAAGCCAACTTTACTTCACTCTACAATATTTGCATGTTAAAAACACAAGAAAACTAATATCGAtaagatacaaaattattaactaaCCATTTAAAACACCAaatctcaaataattaaattgatttacataaagaaagtttaataatttaatccgtaaacaaagtttatcattttaattggTACAGTCGTTAACGTCAGGTTAccgattttttaaaaatgtttgacAAGAAAAATGAGGTCAAATTGCCCaaattcattagaaaaaagaagaagctatTTTcaatgttgtttttctttcagttatctttatcaaatttgaatcgTATATACGTTATGTTATATATTGTATCGATCACGTaagaaatttttctaaaacatgattacaattttaaaaaataaaaatttgtttgacaATGGTTTCTTAATTTGGAAGTTGTTAAATGGGAATGGTAACGTCTACTCTCAATGAAAAGATCaatcaatcacaaaaaattaattatcacaCCCCGATAAAGTAAGAAAATTAGATACGTCATGACGTCAATATGCATTAAACCAATCAGGGAAGGAGGAAATCCAAGAAAATTGGATGCCTAAAAAACCACATCTACCCAAATAGCGAGCTATTGTATTCCACTCTCTACGGGGAGCTATCAATGGATTTGGCATTTTGGTAATAAAAGTATGTACACAATTAATAGTGATTGTTGTTTGACCTTTGAGCGAGGTTCTATTGGGGCTTCATCAAGCTTGAATTGGTGGATTGATTAATGGAAAAAGTTTGGCGTTAAAAAATTCTCATCAAGGTTAAGCATTTTCCACAACTACGTTCTGACGAGTTTAAACTTAGATCATCGACATGTCATCTTTGATTCATGGTGCCTTGTACGTGGTGCTTCGAGTGCATCCACAAGACATACTCTATTTGAATGTCAACAAGCTAGTAGGGTTTGATGTTCCTTGTTTTCTACTCAGCGAAGTCGTTCACTGAATGGTTTTCTTAATAAAGGATGGTCAACAAATTATTAACTTGATCAAATACGAATTTTGGGTTGGCTTGCGTTAGTGCTAGACATATCTGAGATGACATAGATAAGTTTGTATAAAACGAGAATATTTTGTATGTTACCTTTAGATGTGATTGGATTGCGAAGTGTGTCTTGCTATACACGCTAATTTTTTTCGAAGGCAAGAGCTTCTTAGTCTCTTTTCTAACCTCCACATCAATGTTTCGGATAATTTCTGGCTTTGACAAGATTATTCTCTATGCAAATGCtgttttaaaatgtgttgATTACTGTTTTCAAATCATTCCTCTCTCAGTTGTGCTATTATTACAATACCTTATAAGAATATGTCACAAGGTGAGAAATTGTACCTAGTTTAACCACAATTCAACATATTACAAAGTTCGACAATCTATTAAACACAATTAAAAGTTTACATACACGTATAACACTTGAATAAGACTCGATAGACAAATCTTTATGTTCAGAACTAATcctataatttaatcaatcttttttatatatatatgtgtgacTCTATAATTTAACCCATCATAATCTTCCCtgttcttcaatttcttaTAGCTATCATCCATAAAGGTAAACATCATCTTTTCCATTGCAGACATGATTTAAAAGGGAAAGTTTGAGTAATTGTAAAATCAGATCtctataaagaaagaaaaaatagcaaCAGAGAcgataaaaacaataaagctGACTTCTCTTCCTATTCATCCAAAAGGTCTGGCAGGAGTCATCTCTATCCCTTGCTTCATCTAGCAGAATTATGGCCACAGAGGCAATTAAGACTTTTTCCGGTTGGTGTCAAAGCCTTTTGCCATGAAAGAATGAATATGAGAAAAGTATTTATTAGTTACAGCAGCCTCAAGTGTATTAACAATTTCCCGAGAGCTTTGttaatttctctctttgaCGAGTCTGAAAAAAGGtttataattaatcatatGAACCTCTGATGAGAGGCACATATACATACCCAAGTGGGGCAGGGCGGGGGCGGGGGCAGGGGCAGGGGCAGGGGAGAGTTTAACTTCCATACCTGGGATGGAGTACGATGATGAACATGAAGAGACACCATACAGATGCTTAAAAACATCATCATAATGATGAATTCCAACAGTAACTACAGAGAAAAACACAGCTCACCCCCAACGATCAATCAgttcttatttcttctttccagTGCCGATTGTTAATAGTTCAAAGCTTCGAAGTGCATCATCACGGCTGCCTTTTGTAGCAGAAGAACGGAGAAAGGATGATTTTGACTCAACCCCAGGTTGAATTCTTTGTGTAGAACCAGACAGACGGCTGCTGCTTGAAAAAAGCCGGCTTGAGCGGAGTTCGCTTGGCTCCCCAGAGGAGCTAGGCCGACTGCTCGACAATATAGGTCTCTTAGAAGCACTCCCTTGCCGAGAAGAACTCCGTGCTCGTTCTGCATCCGGTTGCTGCAACATTggaggaggaagagaaaaactaTAAATGGAAACATTTAAGCACTAGTCAGTAGAAACTGTTCCCAAATAACTCTAACTGGATATAACAACAATTCTAGTATACAATCTTATTGTGGACTATAAAACTCACCACATCCTTGGAAGAAGGCACGTCATCAGAAGATCTATGTCTAGAATGATCACTGTGTAGACCAATGCCAGTGCCATTCCTTCTAGCAAAAGCCTCCACTGGACCAGAAAATTTGTCTCGCAGATCTTGTCCCACTAAATGATatattgaaagagaaaattgtttaGACAAGTAAgaacattttcatttcaagtCGGTAgaaatttaggaaaaatcaacaaattatgGGAACATAACGACAAAGTTAAGCATTAGCAACCCAAATGCGGGAAAcaattgaagttttaaaaaataacaaactacAACACGATCAGATGTCTCTTCTAGCAGTTGAAATAGAACACAACTTTTACCATCTTAGAACTCTACATTGATGGCCGATGCCATTGGTAGAACAATGAGCATTTGCGAGCTTTAATACGAGAACTTCTATAACTAGCAGGGATAAGAGTCATACCTAAAGGCCTCTCCACTCTTTCTGCAGATGGTCCAGGGGTTATAGCTGCTTTCCCAGTTGGCTGTTGATGACAAAAtcatgaaaagaaacaataataagaaCATAAACATAAGAGAGACTATCaaggtaaataaatattcCCTTTATATCTCTCATTTTCCTTGACAACATCGGAAGGATTTTAGGTACATACTCGTGTCCTAGAACTGGAGCCAATCTGTGGATATTTCAATATAGTCCAGTCAAATACATAGTCAAATTGGTAACCTGTAAAAAATTGCAAGTGTCATGTCCTTTGTCGCCGCTTTTAATACAGTTCATGCAAACTTTCGttgaaaatggagaagaatGCTACAACATAAGCTATCAGTAGTTACATCCAAATGAACAAGGTTTTTGACTGCAGCCTGTAACTGCAAATAGTTCGAGTAGCTATTAGGACAAGACTAACCTTCTCTAATGAAAAGATCGCGGAAAAGCCTCTTCAGATAGGAATAATCTGGTTTGTCTTCAAATCTTAGGGCTCGGCAATAGTGGAAGTAAGATGTGAATTCTGTTGGATAAGATTTGCAGAGGACCTAAAAGAACACAATAGCCCTCTCCGTGTGtcaagtttaaaatatatttataccttttcagaactaaaaatttacaattattgtTAATGCATCaactaattttcttcaacaaaaaaatactGAACAAATAGCAGATGAGAAATTGAGCATCAATGCAAAAATGTTTGTCACAACATTCAATTTTAGAAGCTTATAGCAGTTAGCCCTAATTAAGTGGCCACCAAATCTTGAACAGACAGCCAAAAGTTTGCACATTACTGGTCAAAGATGGTAGTTGATTCTATTTCTCTTCaccaatttaagaaaaaagatgtaGAAATACCTCAATTGGAGTgagcattttcttttcactaatcttatcatatttttgctttttggtCCCTGCTCTCAAACCCTGCCAAGGAAGACTGAAACAACAAATTgagaaaaccaaattaaattttgaagtggattaaaaacaaaacaagaatttaGAGGACACAAGAGAAGCAACAAACCTTCCCCTGAGAAAATACATAAGCACATAACCAAGAGATTCGAGATCATCTCTTCTGCTTTGCTctgcaatcaaacaaaatatagatTGGAACGGTTTCAAAGAATTGATTTTCACTGTGGATGGACCCAAACCAAGAGTCAATGGTTTAATTACCAACTCCAAGGTGAGTATTAATGCTAGCATAGCGAGCTGTTCCTGTTAGATTCTTATTTTCTCTGCAAGCAAAAGATAGATTCATTCAAGGAAGTTTTTACAAAagttaattgtttttcttgggaaggaaaagttaaagttgaatGATGATAGCATGCTCAgataaacacacacacacacacaccagAACAACTGCTATTATATGCTAGTTTTCCAATACCTGTATGGTATATGCTTGTGTGTTTGAAGATCCCGATACTTTTTTCCAAGACCATAATCGATAATATAGACCTGTTCAATAATGAGCCAATAGGCTGCTTAGAAAAGCGTCACCGTGCATGAGTTGATACAAACAAACTTTCATTGCACACAAATAACAATATTCACACGCCAAAACACAACAGGAAAAAATTTCTTTGTGATAGAtaatattcataatttaaaatgtaaagataTAACAAACTTTCATTCTTGCATCCCAACCTGCAAGAGTTGGTGCTAAGTTGTCTTCTATCAGGCTTTATCAatcaaagagaaattaaatctCAATAAACTTCTTACACTACCCATCTCAATTGTTGGCAAGTAGGGAAAGTTAGTAGATAGGAAACATCACTTCCACAACCAAAAATGGCAATTAAATTATTGGCTAAAATAAGGGAAGAAGCCTCCTAGCCCTGATTTTCTGTTGTAATTAGATTATTGCTTACCTTTTGACAATTAtcaatattaagaaaagttgcCAACAAAAagcatgaaagaaaaaaggtagTAAAATGTTTATTCAAAGTGGGgatacatatattaaatacCTGGTTAGCCTTCCGCCCCAACCCCATTAGAAAGTTGTCAGGCTTTATGTCACGGTGAAGGAACCCCCGTGAGTGCATGTACTCAACTCTGTTTATCTAAGGAGGCAAATAAAGAGAATCAGCTAATGATCATATTAAACTGAGCATTCTTTCAAAAAGTACGCATACTTACTAACTGATCAGCAAGCATTAATACTGTTTTCAAAGATAGTTTCCGATTACAGTAGTTGAACAGATCTTCAAGGCTCGGTCCAAGGAGGTCAATAACCATAACATTATACTCACCCTCAACTCCAAACCATTTGAGATGAGGAATACCAGCTTCACAAAATGAAGGACACATAAGCAAAACACAAGGATTGCAaactaaaataacaataatagaattaaaatcGGACTCAATATGGAAGTGGTAGGAGATAAACGCACTTCCTCCTTGAAGAAGCATATACAGTTTAGATTCGTAGTGAAGCTGAGGATGCTTGGTTTTCACAGATTCCTGGAATGAAAAGAAATCGCTATTTGATTATTGAAAGTTAAGACTTTGCCGCTAGATTCAATAGACTAGAGATTTTAATAAAGaatatagataaaaaaatgtatttctcATTATTATCCACCCATAAACTTCAACGTAAGATTAAGAGATAAAAAGAAGATAGCCCCTTTGGAGCAAGCAAACAACCTAAGTTACAGGCCTTCCTATTTTCCGATTACAAACTAGAATAGTTGATGAACATACTAAAGTTATGTACTAAATATaggaaggaagaggaagatcCTTTACTTACTAGCTTAACAGCCACTTCCTCCTCAGTTTGCACATTAGTACCTAAGACAAACCAGACCAATAACAATATTAACTTCACAGTAATCTGcttttcaaaacatataaatagGCAATTGACAAAAACATAATAGAgacattgaattttttttagaaaaagcaCTATACAAGTAGTACAAGTACAACTGAATTGCATACCCAAATACAGTTCACCAAAGGATCCGCTTCCAATCTTCCGGCCCAACTTAAACTTCCCACCAATTACATGCTCCATGATTGAGCTTGAATAGAATTAAAGCAATCCCAGTTCACCTTTTTATTACCTCAGCTAACACAATCCACCAAAACCAGCGAACTACCAATACTAACCCTACAGTAACAGTTCAACTACCAATCCTCAATCCCAATATCCTTGTAACGATTTCAATCTCCAAGCACCATCTCAGATCCACCAACTTCCAATCAAACTTTCAAGCTtcgaggaaaaaaaaatcaaagctcAAAAATCCAACTCCAAACCACCGAAAATACTTCAAATCACACTTAGAACCCCAAAATATGATACAGAGTGAAGAATCTAACAAATAGAAATTAGCAAGAGAGCAGAAAACCCAAACCCCAAACGAGCAAAAAGCTCTTCTGTCGTTTGGGAAGAGAGAGATAATGTACTACTCCCCACAACCCCAcctccaaaaaaataaaactttaattaaaaaaaagaaaaaagaaaaaaacccacTACAGGAATAAGAAACGGATCTTCAAATCGGAATTGTCAGAGTGAAAAGATCAGTAGAGGGGGGGAAATTATGGAGGAGACGACGAAGTTTGAAGGTGAAAAGAATCTGATACTTTGCGGTAATCGCAgcaaagaatagaaaaaagaaaaagaaaaaaagaaaaaaaaaatgaagtaaaatagaggtcaaaaaaatttagaaaagattCATGGGGATTGAAGAAGATTGAATATGGTGGAAGGGACATGAAAGgtagaaagaaaaggaattttGAGAGATGAGATTGAAGAGAGGAAAAGGAGGGAAAGTGGAGcagagaaaaaaggaagaaaaattagaTGAGAATTGAGAAAGTACCTGAATGATATTTGATGAGCAAAAGAAAGCTGGATGATAGataatatcatataaatttattcttttcttttcttttcttttactaattcatttattaaaaaacattttatttatttatttattttccctttttcagTTTACCCAAACACCAAACCTCTccaaaattatatcatttttaaataataataataatgatggcCAAACCCAACAATtatccaattaattaaattttcaatgatatatttggattttcttagaaagaaaatgaatatatatgttaattactaTGCTCATGTTGAAACTACAAGTTCTAACATAACAATGAATCTAACTACAATGTCAATTGATGATACCTTACAAGGTGGAGgtaatttagtattttgaCACATTACtacttttgtgtttttctaaaaaaatttatataaagtaTTTTTTGCAAGTATAGAACGATGCTTAACACGTGTCCTAGTTTGTTAGGCTACACTTACTTTTCCTACTCTTGTTTGGACTTCGGTCACACTACCAAGTTTCCAAATTGTAGCAGGTAAACGAGAATGGAAAGATACTGTCTATTCCAATAAGGTgcatctttatttatttatttatttatttttattggattttatGGTTAAGTGTATTTAGTTTGGAGCAATCTTATGTTGTAGATTTCTAAAGAATTTTCCTATAAAGCATGTGAGAGAGGacaa
Coding sequences:
- the LOC101205600 gene encoding probable serine/threonine protein phosphatase 2A regulatory subunit B''delta isoform X1: MDMEVEGDLEFLLDIEMLQLPEVSSFAMKSNPYVVEALFSQWLSLPETGRLVNSLVADAKSGASFNVGGNSTGINGVSNHSLPSMFPGGSTPPLSPRSASSSPRMVKQRFGPSSLSSPLKLVKEPAREAIPQFYFTSGRPAPNELTEDFLSKANQFFLSRSDGVQIKEFKLVTKEICKLPSYLSTALFRKIDVNCNGKVSREQFINYWIMSNMLTMDLASQVFAILKEPERNYLVQDDFKPALQELLATHPGLEFLQSTPEFQERYAETVIYRIFYYINRTSNGRITLRELKRGNLIAAMQHVDKEEDINKVLKYFSYEHFYVIYCKFWELDNDHDFFIEKENVIKYGNHALTYRIVDRIFSQIPRRFTCNVEGRMGYEDFVYFILAEEDKSSEPSLEYWFKCIDLDGNGVLTRNEMQYFFEEQLHRMECMAQEPVLFEDILCQIFDMIGPENEECITLRDIKNCKLAGHVFNILFNLNKFVAFESRDPFLIRQEHEDPTLTEWDRFAHREYIRLSMEEEAEDASNASDVWDESLEAPF
- the LOC101205600 gene encoding probable serine/threonine protein phosphatase 2A regulatory subunit B''delta isoform X2, with protein sequence MSLRRCSRSGFRCPRLADWYFFDSFFCLETLSYFRSLFCSFIQVNSLVADAKSGASFNVGGNSTGINGVSNHSLPSMFPGGSTPPLSPRSASSSPRMVKQRFGPSSLSSPLKLVKEPAREAIPQFYFTSGRPAPNELTEDFLSKANQFFLSRSDGVQIKEFKLVTKEICKLPSYLSTALFRKIDVNCNGKVSREQFINYWIMSNMLTMDLASQVFAILKEPERNYLVQDDFKPALQELLATHPGLEFLQSTPEFQERYAETVIYRIFYYINRTSNGRITLRELKRGNLIAAMQHVDKEEDINKVLKYFSYEHFYVIYCKFWELDNDHDFFIEKENVIKYGNHALTYRIVDRIFSQIPRRFTCNVEGRMGYEDFVYFILAEEDKSSEPSLEYWFKCIDLDGNGVLTRNEMQYFFEEQLHRMECMAQEPVLFEDILCQIFDMIGPENEECITLRDIKNCKLAGHVFNILFNLNKFVAFESRDPFLIRQEHEDPTLTEWDRFAHREYIRLSMEEEAEDASNASDVWDESLEAPF
- the LOC101205364 gene encoding casein kinase 1-like protein 10 isoform X1 produces the protein MEHVIGGKFKLGRKIGSGSFGELYLGTNVQTEEEVAVKLESVKTKHPQLHYESKLYMLLQGGTGIPHLKWFGVEGEYNVMVIDLLGPSLEDLFNYCNRKLSLKTVLMLADQLINRVEYMHSRGFLHRDIKPDNFLMGLGRKANQVYIIDYGLGKKYRDLQTHKHIPYRENKNLTGTARYASINTHLGVEQSRRDDLESLGYVLMYFLRGSLPWQGLRAGTKKQKYDKISEKKMLTPIEVLCKSYPTEFTSYFHYCRALRFEDKPDYSYLKRLFRDLFIREGYQFDYVFDWTILKYPQIGSSSRTRPTGKAAITPGPSAERVERPLVGQDLRDKFSGPVEAFARRNGTGIGLHSDHSRHRSSDDVPSSKDVQPDAERARSSSRQGSASKRPILSSSRPSSSGEPSELRSSRLFSSSSRLSGSTQRIQPGVESKSSFLRSSATKGSRDDALRSFELLTIGTGKKK
- the LOC101205364 gene encoding casein kinase 1-like protein 11 isoform X2, which encodes MEHVIGGKFKLGRKIGSGSFGELYLGTNVQTEEEVAVKLESVKTKHPQLHYESKLYMLLQGGTGIPHLKWFGVEGEYNVMVIDLLGPSLEDLFNYCNRKLSLKTVLMLADQLINRVEYMHSRGFLHRDIKPDNFLMGLGRKANQVYIIDYGLGKKYRDLQTHKHIPYRENKNLTGTARYASINTHLGVEQSRRDDLESLGYVLMYFLRGSLPWQGLRAGTKKQKYDKISEKKMLTPIEVLCKSYPTEFTSYFHYCRALRFEDKPDYSYLKRLFRDLFIREGYQFDYVFDWTILKYPQIGSSSRTRPTGKAAITPGPSAERVERPLVGQDLRDKFSGPVEAFARRNGTGIGLHSDHSRHRSSDDVPSSKDVFFSSSSNVAATGCRTSTEFFSARECF